Within Ovis aries strain OAR_USU_Benz2616 breed Rambouillet chromosome 3, ARS-UI_Ramb_v3.0, whole genome shotgun sequence, the genomic segment AATTTTATCATCTTTCGTGTTTAGGCCAAGATTGAAAAATGTGGATCGGAGTAGCGCTCAACATTTGGAAGTTACCGTGGGAGATCTGACAGTCATTATTACAGACTTTAAGGAGAAAACGAAGTCACCGCCTGCATCTAGTGCTGCCTCTGCAGATCAACACAGTCAGAGTGGCTCCAGCTCTGATAACACAGAGAGGGGAATGTCCAGGTCATCTTCACCCAGAGGAGAAGCCTCATCACTGAATGGAGAATCTCATTAAAGTCTATTTTCTCCAGTTTCCGTTACTTCTCTCATACCATGCAAATACACAGATTATGCCAAGAAGTACCACATTTTCATGACAAACATATTCATGTACAATCCATGATTTGcgttttaattaaaatagaaatttgttAGAATTCGTTAGGTTTTAATTGCAATCTGTGCCTACCAAACATTTCCAGACTTAATGTTTTGGTCTCCACAGTTAAAGCTGCCATGAAAATGTGGTTGAGTTATTCATTATGCAGTGTTATTGGTAAGTCTATTTTCACTTTTAGTTTAGTGAATTCTAACACATAATTCTTGAATTCTCTACTATTGGCATGTAacgaatttaaatttttataacataGTGCAAGCTGCctaaatatgtattatttgagAATTGTGAAACAAATAGTTATATGTATACAAGTCAAAGATCAACTTGATCAACTTAATCAACTATTGCTGCAACAGAATTTTCTTAATGGTTATCCTCTTAAATACACCTGCTGGTACTTGGTGTGGTTAAATAGGAAGATTGTTATTAAATAAAGAATTTGTATGAACCATTGCCAATGTTTTTGACACATTTTACTAAATTATTGTTTCTGAATTATGTTTTAGGTTTTATCTGTTTTGGGGGGGTTTGCTTATCTTTCAAAACATTCATTGTAATGTTTACTAGCAGACTAGTAAACAATAAAACATTGATTACGTAGCTTTATAATTCAGGTTTAGTGCTATTGTCATTGAACACTGGTATTTT encodes:
- the YAF2 gene encoding YY1-associated factor 2 isoform X4, translated to MGLLKFPISGRKPRPVSQLVAQQVTQQFVPPTQSKKEKKDKVEKEKSEKETTSKKNSHKKTRPRLKNVDRSSAQHLEVTVGDLTVIITDFKEKTKSPPASSAASADQHSQSGSSSDNTERGMSRSSSPRGEASSLNGESH